One Hermetia illucens chromosome 4, iHerIll2.2.curated.20191125, whole genome shotgun sequence DNA segment encodes these proteins:
- the LOC119653467 gene encoding max-binding protein MNT-like: MSAPETDGFTKVTRKKRRKATDSPTSDNQPLNSDDGTETASETTLSSDCESDSQASSDETVRSAVSVTEIRESVALRKQNKLLLKQLKEARAENRHLATVIESLEATISRTFGTSGAPPAPAAPTAPATPTAPAAPTATSEVMDTTTEEPTPAPLALPSGSSPAAFPSLGEARKRQPAVVPKPPAPKPQQHQQPRPATAAPGKKEVSRKIPPLVVVEDVATFKVTKTNISRALPNNYLIKKSGGSHQILTKTPEDYATAKRVLVENNNKFFTYTLPSDKTTSLILRGPRFDVLPSGDRR, encoded by the coding sequence ATGAGTGCGCCGGAAACTGACGGGTTCACTAAGGTGACCCGCAAAAAGAGGCGTAAGGCTACGGACAGCCCGACAAGCGACAACCAGCCGCTAAACTCCGACGACGGAACGGAGACCGCGTCGGAAACTACGCTCTCAAGCGACTGCGAGTCCGACTCGCAGGCTAGCTCAGACGAGACGGTCCGAAGTGCCGTATCCGTCACCGAGATCCGCGAGTCGGTCGCTCTGCGCAAGCAGAACAAGCTGCTACTGAAGCAGCTTAAGGAGGCTCGCGCTGAGAACCGGCATCTGGCGACCGTCATCGAGTCGCTGGAGGCCACAATCTCCCGAACCTTCGGGACTTCCGGCGCCCCTCCGGCGCCTGCCGCGCCAACAGCGCCTGCCACGCCAACAGCGCCTGCCGCGCCAACAGCGACTTCCGAGGTGATGGACACCACCACCGAGGAACCAACTCCGGCACCACTCGCCCTACCATCCGGGTCAAGCCCGGCAGCGTTCCCGTCCCTCGGCGAAGCGAGGAAGCGGCAGCCCGCCGTCGTCCCGAAACCGCCAGCGCCAAAGccacaacaacatcaacaaccgAGGCCAGCCACTGCAGCCCCCGGAAAAAAGGAGGTAAgtcgaaagattcctccattagTAGTAGTCGAAGACGTGGCTACTTTCAAAGTCACCAAGACAAACATATCCCGCGCCCTCCCCAACAACTACCTGATAAAGAAATCAGGTGGGTCTCACCAGATCCTAACTAAAACACCTGAGGATTACGCCACCGCCAAGAGGGTGCTCGTGGAGAACAAcaataagttcttcacatacacCCTCCCATCGGATAAGACGACCAGCCTCATCCTACGAGGCCCTCGATTCGACGTTCTCCCCTCAGGAGATCGTCGATGA